A segment of the Bos javanicus breed banteng chromosome 22, ARS-OSU_banteng_1.0, whole genome shotgun sequence genome:
GCTGTGCATCAGTGATTTGGGAAGTATTCAAGCAGGGACAGGAAAAGTATAAAAACTGTTTATAAAGGCAATTCTGTGTAAGAACAAGAGacctgaaaaatacattttaaaaggagtTGAAAGCAGTAGTGAAGTTTGAGATTTACTTTATTGACTGCTGAAGTTCAGTCTCTGATGCATCTTGCAGCCTTCTCTGATACTGTCTTTCTGAGGCTTTTCTGCGGTAGACGTCATCTGTATCAAACAAAGATTTGATTTagattttttaagaaactatggaattaaaaatacatatcagAGTAATTTAACCAGTAGTCTAGATCTATCACCTGAATCTCAACAATAATGTTTAATGCCAAAATCAACTTAAAACACGATTTAAATGAGGACTATGTTAAAGTTCTCAATAGCAGGGTCAGAGTCAGCATCCTCAAAGATAGGGTCATGTCACAGCACAGCTCTTAGCAATTTCACTTCTCTCTGAAATCATCTGTCTTAACTGTCCTCTCTCAGGCACTTCCAACCCTACAGCTCTCTGCTGCTCTctctgtcacacccaggaactcaGGGCAGGGAGGTGAGGGCAGTCTCCTTGTTCTTGGCTGCTGCTTCTCCACCCTCTTTCTCCCGGGGCCTTGCCATTTGCCACTGCCTTCCCTGGCATCTGCCGTCCGTCACTACCCTTCAGTCTCTGAAAATGCTGGCATTTAGCTCAGATTCCTTGACCTTGTCCTGTGCCATCTTCCCAGTTGACACCATCCCCAACAGATAAGAAGCAACAGCCCCCTTCATCATCCTGACTTCTCAACTTTTGCCATCTTGCAAGTTTCCTCTGAAGTAATAAATTCCTTCTGTTCTGACCACAACCTCTACTCCCTTTCTACCAGCCTTTCTGTCCTTGGATCTTTACCAACTTCCTCAGCTCCTTGTTCTCTCTTACTGCCCAAACCAGCTGAAATTCCCTCTTACTAGTACCAGCTTCTTGACACACCTTCAAAACCCCAACTACAGATTGATGcaacttccttccttctccatgcCTCACTCTGCTTGCTACGCACTGTGGGTGTTGGACCTAACTGGGTCCACTATGATGCCTGACAATCCTGTTGCTTCAGCCATGGCCCTGACCCTACTCCGCTCACCCCAAATGGCCATGAACTCTTTCTGCACAGAGAGAAAAGTCGTCAGTAAAGAACTCTTCCCACTGACTTCCAAGGGCTACTCGGCCTTGCTCAgatcccatcctctcccttctCAAGGGCCAGGGTATATCCAGCCTCCCTCCACCTGCTCTGTCCTGATCAGTATTTGCATATCTTCAAGTCTCCTGGTAGAGGAGAGAAAACTTACCTCCCACCCACTTAGTTGAACTTCCTAAACTGCCTGTCTTCTACGATAAAAGACCCTTCTTGTTTCCCTCCTTGCCTCTCTGGCCACTCTCAGTCACCCTTAAAATGTTGGGGCTTAAGCTCTAACTTTCATCACAATCTGCATGTGAGTGACCCACTAACCTAGATCTAAGGCCTAGATGTGCCTTCTATCTATATAACCATCTCCCCCTCAGCACAGGCAAAATGGAGCCCAGGACTGTTCTGCTTATGTTCCCCCCTGCCCCAGCTGCCCCACCAGAAGCCTCCACTCATCTCCTGAGTCTACTCAAACACCACGGCCTTGTCAGTACTGCCTCTGGAGTGTCAACTCTAGCCACTTCTTAGCATCTCATCCTAGTCTAGACCACCATCCCAAACCTGGAAAACCATACGCCTACGTCTTCCTGCCAGTGTGCTTTCCACAAAAAGTCATTCACCACATATGTTCACCTCCTGCTGCTTGAAACTCTTCAGTCCTTTGGGATACAGTCTTGGTTCTCTGGTCCCTTTGTGGCCCCTCCAAGCACCTTTTAAACCACACCATCCCTCACGCTGCTCACCTGTTTCAGTCCCTCAAACACAGCATACTTGCACACCAAGGCCCCCAAGTTTGCTCTTACCACTGGCAGAAGACACTTGCTTCCCTCATCTGGCTGACAATCTTTGGGCCCCCCTGACATGGTcactcctccaggcagccttccctGCACCACCTAGTACAATTCAGGTGCCCCACCCAGGAATCCCATGTTCCCTCCACTTTCCCCTCACAAGTAATCACACTTAATAGTAACTGATCTGTCTCTCCCATTGGTGTTCTTCTGGGGTGGGGAGCCCTCTGCCTTATTCTGTCTTCTAAGTGGTGgttattaaatattaatgaatggatgaacagaAGAATTAAGTATCTTTAGAAACcgctaatttattttttagaagaggGTTGGCAGTTCACAAGTGATCGTGTTTCTGGAGAGGGAGAAAGCAGAAAGGGCCTAGGAGTTAGAGAAGTCTTTCTGGAAGAGGAACTAGCCTATACAGAGCTAGTGCTCAGCAAAGCAATGCCAGGCACTCTGTTTACAGTGCTTGCCCTTGGTACCCATGACTCTGGCCTGTAAAGACAGTGGTATTTAAGCGGGGCAGACCAGCTCTCCCTAGGGTTTGGACGTGCCAATTAGGAGCTTACACATATCCTTCTATCCCGCTTCTAGATGCTGTGGGCAAGTCTATTCCTTAGGCCCAGTGTCACTGGCAGGCTTGAAAGGACAGCGTCCAGAATGCAGTCACGTGCCCTCCCATCTAAGTGCAGGGAAGGTCTCAAGGTTGGACACCAATGTATATTTGTCGCCCCGCTTGTAGGAGAGCCCAGGCGGATGTCCACGCCCCAATGAGGGAGACAGTACTCGCCCTTCTGCAGGATAAAAGCAGCTCAGCGCTGAGCGGAATGAGAGGTCTGCAACCTAACAATATTCCCAGCAAAATGGTTCCTTTGCCGCCTCCTGCTTGCTTGAAAAGAAACGGAGGCTGCTGCACCCCCACTTACAAAAGGTCTCCTGGCCCACGCGCACTTTAATCATGATCCACTCCATTGTTCCTCCGAGGACAAAAAAGAAGGGCAGGAACCTGTAGACGCCGAATCGCTGCTTCCCGGGCATCCGCTGCAGAACCCGCCTCACCTGGGCCCTGGAAAACATGCCGGACATAGGAGGTCGTTGGAGGAGGGTAAGGCGGAACAAAGGCTGGAGCGCCCGGATGAAACCAAAGCGGCCCTGCCCGTCCTTGCTGAGTCCGACGGCCAGGTTGCCTTGCAATCCAAGTCTTGCACAGTGGTCAACAGTGGAGCCCGAAGAGGGTAAGGAGCTGGGCGCTGAGCTCCGGACCCAGAACCTGGGCCGCCTCCACCAAGGGTGAGACGGGACTCGCGGGTCCGCCAATCAGAATGTGACGGAGTGCGCATGCTCGATGAAGCCGAGCCCAGCAGGCGCAGATACTCCTGCTCTTGGAGGCAGGGCGGGCCGAGGGGCGGGACCTCCCACGTGGCGTcggcctggccccgccccctgccctcccTTGTTCAAGCTGGTACTCAGAGTTGGCGGCCGCGCCCCCTACTCTGCCACCGCCATCTTTTCTCTTAAAGTCCTAAGAGAAGTGATGACGCTCACTGATGTACTACTAAACGTGTACTGCACCATGCTCTAAAATACAGTCACGCAACGCCTTGCATTTACTTCGTGATCGTAACTGATGCCTAGACTTCTAAAAATAACAGGATTTGAGATGCACTGTTGAAAGCTGAAGTTTAGCACGACAAAAGTCTAAGTAAGCATCTTGTGGCAAACAACTATAACATTAATAAAAACTATCCTGTACGGGGCACTTACCGTTATTCCCAGACTACTAGACAATCTAAGAACATCAAATGAAAACTTAGAATCAGTAAGAGAGTTTAGTATTATAGACACAATATATAAAAACAGGCTGGAAAAGAGAGATCAAGCAGCAACTCTAGAAGGTAGCAGGGCCCGCTGCTGAGCTGCCAGGCCCAAGCTGCTGCCTGGATAACCTGCCTTCTCCTGGTGCAAACCCTACTAAACCATGTCCACACACCGGCTTGGTGCCCACTCTGGCTTCTCTTGGTGGCTCTGCGGGCTGCATGCCACACAGCGCCCATCTTCCACCCAGACAAGACTTATAGGTGGCCAAACCCTCAGCACACACCTAGTTCACTGGGGCCCTGGGGTCGGGGGccgcacccacccacccccacggGCCCACCTATGGCCTCTATTATCCTGTGCCAGCACTCGTCACATGACTGGCACTGTAGGTCCTCAGTCAAGGGGCAGGGAATAGTAGACTGTACACACACCCTTAAAGCCGGCGAGGCCACCGCGGAGAGCACCTCAAGGAAACAGTGTCTAGCTAGCTCTCCACCGACAAGGCCCCAGGTGCAGGGTAGGCCTGCTCAAGGCCCAGGACACGGATATTTGAGGACTCAGATAACGAATCTGAGTGAAATAAACGCGGGTAGAGAGTGCTTCCCAGCAGGAAAGAGTAATTTTGTTGAAAATCCTGTTGATAGTGCTAGAAGAGCATGAGAGGTCCAAGTGGGGAAGCGAGGAGTGGTGCGGGTCGGTGCGGCCATTTGCTGAGGTAGGAACCAGGCGGGCGCAGTCAGCCCTGGCCTTCTGCCTCGCTCCACGTTAATAGGGTTCACCTGTGTGGACACAGAGCCCGGAGAACGAAGGGGCTGCTTCAGCGGGCGTCGGCTGCATTGCGGGTCCCCAGGTCTCACCCAGCGTGGGGCTGGCAGCAGGGAGCGCGCGGGAAGAACTCTTTATTCTCTAGGTAAGTGAGTGAAACGACCTGGCATAGCCAGTCATGGGCGGGAGGCGGGGAACAAGACCCGGGTTTCAGAACTGGGGGAAGCAGCGGAGGATCTGAGGTCTGGAACACAGGGGGTGGAGGAAGGGGCGGGAGGACCCAGTagcagagagggagaaagaggactGGGGGGCCCAGGTAGACCCGCAGCACTCTGGCCCTCTCCTTTCCAAGCCCGGGCCGTCCGGAGCCTCGCGGGGACGGCCGTTCTTAGGTATTCCGACCTCTCGGGAGGAGGACAGAAAGAGCCGCCATGGCCTCAGCAGATTCCGCAGAGGGGCGCAGACTTCTGGACCTCTCGGGAGACTGGGGGAAGGGGCCCGGCaacccgccccgccccgcctcgcCCGGGACCTCCCGCCCCGCCGGGGCCGAGAGGCGCGCCCATTGGCGGACGGGCTCCGCGCGCCGCGCCCATTGGCCGGCCGCCGTGAGGGAGCACGAGGCCACCGTGGCGGGCCCGCAGTCGGAGGGGCGGCGGACTGGCCTGAGGGCCAAGGGCTGCGCGGGCTGCGCGCAGCGGGCATGGCGGGTGCGGGGCTGCGGGCGGCCGCTCGGCGCTGGGTGCCGCGCCGAGATCACGGCGGGCCGCGAGCCGCCTCGTCCTCGCCCTCCTGCCCAGGTTGCGGCCCCCCGGGTCCCGGCGCCCACTGCCCGGGCGCCCCGCGCTCCGCGCCCGCCCCGGCGCCGGCCGGCGGCGCCGCCGAGCCCAGCGCACACCTGTGGGCTCGGTACCAAGACATGCGGAGACTGGTGCACGGTAAGTGAGCCCGAGCGGGAGGAGCGTCGGGGGTGTAGTCCGAGCGGCGGCAAGCTCCAGAGCACCGCTTGCGAGTCGTCCGGGACTCGCCGCTCCTCGGGGGAAGCGCGGTGGTGGGGCTCGCCTGAGCTCCTGAGCCCCAAGGCCCGGCTGCCCTTCGGGAGACTCGGGCGGGTGGTCCTGGGGACGCTtggaggcgggcgggcgggcgcgcgCGAGGTTTGTTCCTCCGCTGGTTCTCAGTAGCTCCGGGGTTCCTGGAGCGGCCGCCGGAAGGCGGGACCCCGCCGTCTTTTCTCAGAGTCCCACCGAAGCGGAAACACCCCCGACCCCTTGTTCTCTTCGGGGCCCTTAGTTGGGGCGGGAGTACTGGGGACAAAGCCAACCAGCCGGCGGCGCTGGACGGAGCGGACTCGGAGGGACTCTCGACCCAAAGATGCTGACTGCACTCTTCGGCCGCCTCTAGAGTCCGGCGGTCTCTGTCTAGGAGGAGAAGGCGTGGTTGAGAAACAACACCAAGTCGTCCCAGCCCCCTGGAATCCAGAAGAGTTGTTGCTCCCTCGGTCAGGGCActttctcctctgtcctctctccctCGGCGAAACGGGCAGATGAGGCCCCGGTGAGGCCAGAGGGCGGAGAGGGCTGGAGGTTTGTCCTGGTGTCGGGAGCCCTGCCGCTGCAGCGGACAGATGTCGTTGGCTCCGGGCTCTATCTCTGGCCAGCCGGGTGGCGCTCAGCGAGCCTCTCCCTCGCGGACCCTCGGTGTCCTACGTCGGAAAACAGTCCTGCCGGGGCCCCTGTCTCAGAGTTGTGGCGGTGACTGGGAAAGAGGCCAagaagggacaggggagcttccggaggagccccctccccccaggagTGACGCGGCTTTTGTTGTCTGAAGGACAAACGTGGTCCTGTCTGGAAGATTCCAAGTAACTGAACCGAGGCTTCCGCTCCAGCAGTGTGGAGACCCGGGAGTGCTGGGTGGACAGGACTCACCTCTTCAGAAGCTGAGGCAGAACAAGACCCCTGAGAAACGGTGGTTTTGAAGTCCTTGGCCTTCTCTGAGGAAGGTCCCTACCTTACCCCTTCCTGGACAGAACACTCCTGGGGTGCTGTGTGCGGAGATGTCTTTGCTCTGCGCCTCGGAGAAGACCTTCTGTACAGCCGCCTGAGAagcctgttttgtgtgtgtggcacagagacagagggaggtCTAGTGGGCTTTAGTTCTCCAGGGCCTACCTGAATCTTCACATCTTCTCATAGACCCCCAAGCTCCTCTTGATGTGATAAGGACAAGGTCATTTCCAAGTTGCCCTGGTGAGTGCCAGGATGAACCAGACTTACACACCTCATTCCTAACTCTCCCTTTCTGGCTGTTTTTTCTGGGGAGCGATTCTGGACATTGAGGCATGCTGATCCTGCTCAGTCActtatgactctttgtgaccccatggactagcccgccaggctcctctgtctatgggatttcccaggcaagaatattggagtgggttgccattccctcctccaggggatcttcccaacccaggtagggatcaaacccgtgtctcctagtctcctgcattgcaagtggtttctttaccgctgagccaccggggaagccccagaggCATGCTGATGCCTGTGGGCAAAACTTTGTCAGGGAGCCAGGTCCCAGGCAAGCCCCCCCTTCCCCCCTCAACCCTGGCCTCAATGTGGCAACACAGGAAGGCTAGGCCAAGGGGCACAGTGATTGAGACAGGTGGGGTAACCTGAATTTAAATCTCAGCTCCATGGCCTATTGCTAGATGGGTTGGAATAAGTGACTTTATCTCCCTAAACTCTGATTTCTTCATCTGGATGATGGAGGAATAAATGTGACCACTTCATGGAATTGGAGTGGAGACTGAGCAAGGGGAGGCTCTAAGGCAGGGGTCCACAGTCTCCTGGAtgtaatgcctgatgatctgaggtggagctgatgtagtaaTAGAAATCAAGTACACAGTAGaggtaatgtgcttgaatcatctcgaaaccatcccctccacccccaacctGTCCATGAAAAAAttatccctggtgccaaaaatgttgaggATCCAGAAGCAGCAGGAGAATGGCCCCCATGAGTGGGTCTCATGGCTGCCATGGGGAAGAGGTGGCCAGGAAGCTGGGCGCTGTGCAGTGAGACCAGTGAGCCTGGGGGGCTGGTACAAGGGGAAGCGTGTATCCTCCCCTGTCTCTGCACCACTGCAGCCTTGTGGAAGAAACTGGGACCTTGTGGGCCCCAGACCTATGGTGTTCTCAGTGTAGAAGCTGGGCCTCAGGAGGCTTAGTCTGTGGGCTGCTTCCCCATCCTTCTTTGTTCCTGGGAGGATTGTCCATCCCTGGGAACATCCTCTGGGGCAGAGGTGAAAGCTTGGATTTGGCCAGAAGTCAGTGCCAGCAAGGGGTTGCACTGCCAAGCAGACCTCTCCCCTCCTGGGGAACTACTAGACTTTGAACTGAGAGTCACAGTTGACACCCAGGAACTTGGGACTGTTGGGAAGGGATGTTGCAGAAGCACTTAGCTTCCAAGAGAGCTGCAGGCAGCTGGATCTCCTGTGCACCCAGGTGAGGAGTGTTCCATCTGCACCCACGAGTCTGGAGGGGCTGCTCTGCCGGGCCCCAGGGCCACCAGAGGAACCAGCCTCACCTGTTCCCCCACCCATGCACTGTGCTGGGCTCCAAAGGaagggggatgggggtggagacCGTGTTCCTTAGGGGCCTCCAAGGTGAATATCTGTTGCATGGCCACAGGCTTCTGCTTCGAACCACAGCTGGTTGTTTCTGAGACAAATTAATTCCCTGGAGGCCTGGGCTGTTTGGGCCTCAGCCATGGGCTAGAGGTCTCAGGAATGGGGCCATCTGGAGGCCCCAAAAGGCACCCTGTGTGTGCACCTAGTCCTGCCTGCTCCCCCCTGACCCCCTGCAAACCCTGTTTCCTTGAGGGCAATTGAGGACAGGAGGTATGGGCTCCACAGGGGCATTGCCTATTTAATCCTACATTTGTTGAgggtccaggcaagaatgctgcccAGAGCATGTTCTGTGGGACCCTCCTATTTATTCTGCAGTTtgatacaatttttatttcccctttagagacaaggaaactgaggcccaaacaGTAAGGTGAGGTGATTTTCCTGAGGTCACAAGCCAGAGAGAGAGGGCTTGGTTTTCTCTGTGACCTCAAAGCCCGTGCCCTTTCCTCATCCACCTCCCGCAgtgcacagatggggaaactaaggcaAACAAGTCCAGGACTCCTCAGCCCCCTGGGAGTAGCCAGGGCATTGGGTGGCTATTATTGTGTCCTCAGAGGGGAACAGCCTGGTCAGTGGCCCAGAACCCATCACACACGTCCCCCTGTCGTCATTAGCAATGATCTGTGGCTCGAGGTGATGCTGAGAATTCAGCCTCTGTGCACTGGTGCCAAATCAAATCTCGGAGACAGTTCTgggtgaagcagaaaagattagccttgttgctttgccaggcaagCTTCCAGCAGGTTCCTGCATCGAAATACAATCTCCCAACATGGGAGGAATCACTGAGGAATTTTTATAACAATGGCTCAAGACTGGAGTTCCTGTGAAGattagggtgtgtgcagggcctgcgctcttcttatttatttatttggcagcattGGGCCTTAGTTGCGTCACGTGGGATATTTTGTTCAGGCAAatggactctagttgtggtgcccaggcttcagtaTTTGGGGCACAcggccttagttgctccaagacatgtgggatcttagttccccaataaGGGGTCGAACCCtggaattcttaaccactggaccaccaggaaagccctggtcTCCTACTCTTGATGAGTTTCTCTGGTTCCTCAAATCTTGCTTCAGGTGGTTTCTTGGCTGTTCCTCCCATCTCTGCATCCTTTTCCTTCCCAGCAAGTGACTGTTTGAATCTCTCTTTAGAAATCAGAGAAGGTCATGCAGGCTGGAGTCTCTTCCCTCCAAACAAGAAACGGGGGACAGAAATGATTCCCTGCTCAGAACCCCCACAAGATCCTGCTCGGTTTCACTCCCCCTT
Coding sequences within it:
- the LOC133235347 gene encoding ubiquinol-cytochrome c reductase complex assembly factor 5, whose amino-acid sequence is MSGMFSRAQVRRVLQRMPGKQRFGVYRFLPFFFVLGGTMEWIMIKVRVGQETFYDVYRRKASERQYQRRLQDASETELQQSIK